In Halopseudomonas xinjiangensis, a single genomic region encodes these proteins:
- a CDS encoding sigma-54-dependent transcriptional regulator, with the protein MTSPLVLIIDDEPDILELLDMTLRRMNMRTRSATTLAAALDMLREERFDLCLTDMRLPDGDGMMVVRHIQQNCPSLPVAMITAYGSLDTAITALKAGAFDFLTKPVDLQRLRELVSSALRLSSKAEPEPDTAVDDPILGLSAPIQQLRGQIAKLARSQAPLYISGESGSGKELVARRIHALGPRASHPFVPVNCGAIPSELMESEFFGHRKGSFTGAVSDKPGLFQAAKGGTLFLDEVADLPMAMQVKLLRAIQEKAVRPVGTQQEETVDVRLLCATHKDLAAEVAAGRFRQDLFYRINVIELSVPPLRKRREDIPLLARHILTQLAGRNGLPAPKLTSACLEQLCNYRFPGNVRELENTLERAFTLCEGNVIDAEDILLSDIASSSEENLSLGDIDSLEDYLDDIERRAITQALEETRWNKTAAAKRLGLTFRSLRYRLKKLGMED; encoded by the coding sequence ATGACTAGCCCGCTGGTTTTGATCATCGACGACGAGCCGGACATCCTCGAACTGCTCGATATGACGCTTCGGCGCATGAACATGCGCACTCGCAGCGCCACAACCCTGGCCGCGGCGCTGGACATGCTGCGTGAGGAACGGTTCGACCTGTGTCTGACCGACATGCGCCTTCCCGACGGCGACGGCATGATGGTGGTAAGACATATTCAGCAGAACTGTCCTTCCTTGCCGGTCGCCATGATCACCGCCTACGGCAGCCTGGATACGGCGATTACGGCGCTGAAGGCCGGTGCCTTCGATTTTCTGACCAAACCGGTCGACCTGCAGCGGCTGCGCGAACTGGTCAGCAGCGCGCTACGCCTGAGCAGCAAGGCCGAGCCGGAACCTGACACGGCGGTCGACGACCCTATTCTGGGGCTGTCTGCCCCGATCCAGCAGTTGCGTGGACAGATCGCCAAGCTGGCGCGCAGCCAGGCGCCGCTGTACATCAGCGGCGAGTCGGGCAGCGGCAAGGAGCTGGTGGCACGTCGAATTCATGCGCTTGGCCCTCGCGCCAGCCACCCCTTCGTGCCGGTCAACTGCGGGGCGATTCCCTCGGAATTGATGGAAAGCGAATTCTTTGGTCATCGCAAGGGCAGCTTCACCGGAGCCGTCTCGGACAAGCCTGGACTGTTCCAAGCAGCCAAGGGGGGCACGCTGTTTCTCGACGAGGTGGCCGATCTGCCGATGGCGATGCAGGTCAAGCTGTTACGGGCTATCCAGGAGAAAGCCGTGCGCCCGGTTGGCACGCAGCAGGAAGAGACCGTGGACGTGCGACTGCTGTGCGCCACCCACAAGGATCTGGCTGCGGAAGTTGCTGCCGGCCGTTTCCGTCAAGACCTTTTCTACCGGATCAACGTGATCGAACTGAGCGTACCGCCGCTACGCAAACGCCGCGAAGACATCCCGCTCCTGGCCCGGCATATTCTCACTCAACTGGCTGGCCGCAACGGCCTGCCGGCACCCAAACTGACCAGCGCCTGCCTGGAGCAGCTTTGCAACTATCGCTTCCCGGGCAATGTTCGTGAGCTGGAGAACACGCTGGAGCGCGCCTTCACCCTATGCGAAGGCAACGTGATCGACGCTGAAGACATCCTGCTGTCGGACATCGCCAGCAGCAGCGAAGAAAACCTGTCGCTGGGAGACATCGACTCACTCGAAGACTATCTGGACGATATCGAGCGCCGTGCGATCACGCAGGCGCTGGAAGAAACACGCTGGAACAAGACTGCGGCTGCGAAACGTCTGGGCCTCACTTTTCGCTCGTTGCGCTATCGGCTAAAAAAGCTGGGCATGGAAGATTAA